The Oryzias melastigma strain HK-1 unplaced genomic scaffold, ASM292280v2 sc00921, whole genome shotgun sequence genome contains a region encoding:
- the LOC112140365 gene encoding 2-phosphoxylose phosphatase 1, producing the protein MEKTVDWIHPKMLARNRFLLLVVVGGVVLAIVSVSLQFLNLTPAAPMVEKRPATSSGEGLSLGKSRKRVFPVTQTQEPDPISEAYSYCNTPNRTEQAWEGHSPADYKLLSVHVMIRHGDRYPLYYIPKTKRPPINCTLSVSRYTVLFHLILRVLVGSGGSVPLPE; encoded by the exons ATGGAAAAGACCGTAGACTGGATCCACCCCAAGATGCTGGCTCGTAACCGCTTCCTCCTCCTGGTGGTGGTGGGCGGCGTCGTGCTGGCCATCGTCAGTGTGAGCCTCCAGTTCT TGAACCTGACTCCAGCCGCCCCCATGGTGGAGAAGCGTCCAGCCACCTCTTCAGGGGAAGGCCTTTCGTTGGGGAAGAGCAGAAAGCGAGTGTTCCCGGTGACCCAAACCCAAGAGCCCGACCCCATTTCTGAAGCTTACAGCTACTGCAACACCCCCAACAGAACCGAGCAGGCCTGGGAGG GTCACAGTCCAGCAGACTACAAGCTGCTGTCCGTCCATGTGATGATTCGACATGGAGACAGATACCCGCTTTACTACATTCCAAAAACCAAGCGACCACCCATCAACTGTACCCTGTCGGTCAGCAGGTACACAGTCCTGTTCCACTTGATTCTGCGTGTTCTTGTAGGTAGTGGAGGCTCAGTTCCTCTCCCTGAG